In one Candidatus Nomurabacteria bacterium genomic region, the following are encoded:
- a CDS encoding DUF3768 domain-containing protein: MQGCTVTKGIVAMGSAANEVFVGVRDYTDFNEDNDPYGEHDFGSLKVAGEKIFWKIDYYDENLSKWCDPLDPDCQRVLTIMLAEEY; this comes from the coding sequence ATGCAAGGTTGTACCGTCACGAAAGGAATCGTGGCGATGGGATCCGCCGCCAACGAAGTATTTGTTGGTGTCAGGGATTATACGGACTTTAACGAAGATAACGATCCGTACGGTGAGCACGATTTTGGCTCACTGAAAGTAGCCGGAGAGAAAATCTTCTGGAAGATAGATTACTACGATGAGAATTTGAGTAAGTGGTGCGATCCGCTCGATCCGGACTGTCAGCGAGTTCTCACTATTATGTTAGCCGAGGAGTATTAG
- a CDS encoding WYL domain-containing protein, producing MDIPLWAWALGFLAIIAVIEHFSEKKDRLSGVESKNTNSADDLDRISGSTLDSVDPTVIPRNPWDGDINGRTVAQGSSWDLLRKDVLSRDSYRCTNCGSRSNLTVDHKVPLSLGGTNIMSNLATLCKDCHEHKDQRKIFDKAFDAKDDYGKDHRLTRKVEVLSRAINSGSRVTIVYTDYKGNKTSRIISPRRLAKDKGRIYCIAYCHLRNDRRTFRLSRLEV from the coding sequence ATGGATATTCCACTTTGGGCTTGGGCCTTAGGCTTTTTAGCGATAATAGCTGTAATCGAGCACTTCTCTGAAAAGAAAGATCGGTTAAGCGGTGTTGAAAGTAAAAATACAAACAGCGCCGATGATCTAGACCGAATTAGCGGATCCACGCTCGACTCCGTAGATCCTACTGTCATTCCGCGCAATCCGTGGGATGGCGATATAAATGGTAGAACTGTCGCACAGGGTAGTAGCTGGGATTTACTCAGGAAAGATGTTCTAAGCCGAGATAGCTACAGGTGTACGAACTGCGGCAGCAGGTCAAACTTGACGGTCGACCACAAGGTGCCACTTAGTCTTGGTGGCACAAACATAATGTCAAACCTAGCCACTCTATGTAAAGATTGCCACGAACACAAAGACCAGCGAAAAATATTCGATAAAGCGTTCGATGCAAAAGATGACTACGGCAAAGACCATAGGCTTACTAGAAAAGTAGAAGTGTTATCGAGGGCCATCAACTCTGGGTCAAGGGTGACGATCGTGTATACCGACTACAAGGGTAACAAGACTAGCCGCATTATCTCTCCGCGACGATTAGCAAAAGATAAGGGTCGGATATATTGTATAGCGTATTGCCACCTGCGAAATGATAGACGCACTTTTAGACTGTCGCGCCTTGAAGTGTAG
- a CDS encoding CBS domain-containing protein has protein sequence MSRASEFLTVFSKLEDDILRRARKVPQLRGFAPHEQSKKVQSFAGSLDVLQDYGKDRVVNEHIDTLRLYGKLRNALSHNYDDDPIADPHEDTVRGIKQLYESITKPQLVSQIMTEKPVVFSVGDDAYEALGVMDRNWYTSVPVYRGEDLAGVLSERSMLRWAVASADDDVKLAELRTLVDIEEYLDTPDDSETDLYYFVAKDTDVYTVRDLFDHAIQDDKRVAAVFVTHNGKISESLLGIVTAWDLSRIDK, from the coding sequence ATGAGCAGAGCGAGTGAATTTTTGACAGTTTTTAGTAAGCTAGAGGATGATATTTTGCGACGCGCACGCAAGGTACCACAGCTGCGAGGCTTCGCTCCGCACGAACAAAGCAAGAAGGTGCAATCTTTTGCCGGTAGTCTGGATGTATTACAGGATTACGGAAAAGATCGCGTCGTAAACGAACATATTGACACTTTGCGCCTGTATGGCAAGCTACGGAATGCGCTTTCCCATAACTATGATGATGACCCTATTGCCGATCCGCATGAAGATACTGTCCGCGGAATAAAACAGCTGTACGAATCAATTACTAAACCTCAGTTAGTGTCTCAGATTATGACAGAAAAGCCGGTGGTGTTTAGTGTAGGTGATGACGCCTATGAGGCGTTGGGTGTCATGGACAGGAATTGGTATACATCCGTGCCGGTGTATCGCGGCGAGGATCTTGCCGGAGTGCTGTCCGAGCGATCAATGCTTAGGTGGGCCGTGGCATCGGCTGATGATGATGTGAAACTGGCGGAGTTACGGACGCTCGTAGACATAGAGGAATACCTCGATACTCCGGATGATTCCGAAACTGATCTGTACTATTTTGTGGCAAAGGATACGGACGTGTACACTGTGCGTGATTTGTTTGACCATGCCATACAAGATGATAAGCGAGTGGCAGCGGTATTTGTAACGCATAACGGCAAGATAAGTGAGTCTCTACTGGGTATCGTGACCGCTTGGGATCTGTCTCGCATTGACAAGTAG
- a CDS encoding DUF1819 family protein, whose amino-acid sequence MIGAKDASRYTAGLTGEIFLFNESRTLAGFLAQGEDPDALRTRNLAENLIMYKKDSSLKRVSPPIFRRLATMSPVALEIFVSADLESSRILLLIAIAKTDRLVRDFLLTVYADKIALKATKIDRSDIERYFESVYAEEPLLRDKSDITKMKLKQQLMKNMVEAGLVKKQADGFVVTRPNITTRLANQLTADGDSEYLKALGGEGGAL is encoded by the coding sequence ATGATTGGCGCTAAAGATGCGAGCAGATACACCGCAGGTCTCACTGGTGAAATTTTTCTCTTTAATGAGTCGCGTACGTTAGCTGGTTTTTTGGCACAAGGCGAGGATCCAGATGCACTTCGTACTCGTAATTTAGCCGAAAACCTCATTATGTATAAAAAAGACAGCAGCCTAAAGCGTGTTTCTCCACCGATATTCCGCCGCCTCGCCACGATGTCACCTGTCGCGCTCGAAATCTTTGTAAGTGCAGACCTGGAGTCATCACGCATCCTTCTTCTTATCGCCATCGCAAAGACAGATCGTCTGGTGCGCGATTTTTTGTTGACTGTCTACGCCGACAAGATAGCGCTCAAAGCCACTAAAATAGATAGATCAGATATCGAGCGCTACTTCGAATCAGTGTACGCCGAAGAGCCTCTTTTGCGGGATAAGTCAGATATCACTAAAATGAAGCTCAAGCAACAGCTTATGAAAAACATGGTCGAGGCCGGTCTCGTCAAAAAACAAGCTGACGGTTTTGTTGTTACGCGACCAAATATTACTACTCGTCTTGCCAATCAGTTGACCGCAGATGGTGACAGTGAGTATCTAAAAGCTTTAGGTGGTGAAGGAGGCGCATTATGA
- a CDS encoding DUF1788 domain-containing protein has product MKKSIQDRLRDLRGKVRSHDLSQGGGLGNEVNYHIFDYDPEDEQAVMREVANIAKSLSNVKVFNIHDIIIEILKEKNYLEKSFELEQKKGSDFVNKAIMRTLKTDSKNGLIVEKIARGVKKGDIIFLTGIGQSHQIIRAHTLLANLQSVINDTENPVILFYPGSYDRQALSLFNVFPAENYYRAFKLVER; this is encoded by the coding sequence ATGAAAAAATCTATTCAAGATCGACTAAGGGACTTGCGTGGCAAAGTCCGCAGTCACGATCTGTCACAAGGCGGCGGGCTTGGTAATGAGGTTAATTACCATATTTTTGACTATGACCCTGAAGACGAGCAGGCTGTCATGCGCGAAGTCGCCAATATAGCCAAGAGCCTGAGCAATGTAAAAGTTTTCAATATCCATGACATTATCATCGAAATCCTCAAAGAAAAAAACTACCTCGAAAAATCGTTTGAACTTGAACAGAAAAAAGGCAGCGACTTCGTCAACAAGGCGATCATGCGCACCCTCAAAACCGATAGCAAAAACGGTCTCATCGTCGAAAAGATCGCTAGAGGCGTCAAAAAAGGCGATATCATTTTTCTTACCGGCATAGGTCAGTCGCACCAAATTATCCGCGCACATACACTGCTGGCCAACCTCCAGAGCGTTATTAACGACACCGAAAATCCCGTTATTTTGTTTTACCCCGGCAGCTACGATAGGCAGGCACTCAGCTTGTTTAACGTATTTCCGGCCGAAAATTATTACCGAGCATTCAAATTAGTTGAGAGATAA